In Mustela lutreola isolate mMusLut2 chromosome 1, mMusLut2.pri, whole genome shotgun sequence, one genomic interval encodes:
- the SYTL2 gene encoding synaptotagmin-like protein 2 isoform X16, producing the protein MKFKSNVFQSQVNQCDEVLGGSEEEPSPVLKTLERSAARKMPSKSLEDISSDSPNQAKVDNLPEELVRSAEDDQKTDQEPDTNECIPGISTVPSPPDNPFSHPDKLKRMSKSVPAFLQDESDDRETDTASESSYQFSRHKKSPSSLTNLSSSSGMTSLSSVSGSVMSVYSGDFGNLEVKGNIQFAIDYVDSLKELHVFVAQCKDLAAADVKKQRSDPYVKTYLLPDKGKMGKKKTLVVKKTLNPVYNEILRYKIEKQILKTQKLNLSVWHRDTFKRNSFLGEVELDLETWDWDNKQNKQLKWYPLKRKTAPIALEAENRGEMKLALQYVPEPIPGKKLPTTGEVHIWVKECLDLPQLRGSHLNSFVKCIILPDTSRKSRQKTRAVGKTTNPVFNHTMVYDGFRPEDLTEACVELTVWDHYKLTNQFLGGLRIGFGTGKSYGTEVDWMDSTSEEVALWEKMVNSPNTWIEATLPLRMLLIAKISK; encoded by the exons ATGAAGTTTAAGAGTAATGTTTTCCAATCACAAGTCAACCAGTGTGATGAAGTGCTGGGAG GTTCAGAAGAAGAACCCAGTCCTGTCTTGAAAACTTTGGAAAGGAGTGCTGCTAGGAAAATGCCTTCCAAAAGTCTAGAAGACATTTCGTCAGATTCACCAA ATCAAGCAAAAGTAGATAATCTGCCAGAAGAATTAGTACGTAGTGCTGAAGATG ATCAAAAAACAGATCAGGAACCAGACACAAATGAGTGCATACCAGGAA TTTCCACAGTGCCTTCACCACCTGATAATCCATTTTCCCACCCTGACAAACTCAAAAGGATGAGCAAGTCCGTTCCAGCATTTCTCCAAGATGAG AGTGATGACAGAGAAACAGATACAGCCTCAGAGAGCAGTTACCAGTTCAGCAGACACAAGAAGAGCCCGAGCTCTTTAACCAATCTTAGCAGCTCCTCTGGCATGACGTCCCTGTCTTCT GTAAGCGGCAGTGTGATGAGTGTTTACAGTGGAGACTTTGGCAATCTGGAAGTGAAAGGAAATATTCAGTTTGCCATCGACTATGTGGACTCACTGAAGGAGTTACACGTCTTTGTGGCCCAGTGTAAAGACTTAGCAGCAGCAGATGTTAAAAAACAGCGCTCAGACCC ATATGTGAAGACCTATTTGTTACCAGACAAGGGCAAAATGGGCAAGAAGAAAACACTTGTAGTGAAGAAGACTTTGAATCCTGTGTATAACGAGATACTGAGG TATAAAATcgaaaaacaaatcttaaaaacacaaaagttGAACCTCTCCGTTTGGCATCGGGATACATTTAAGCGCAATAGTTTTCTAGGGGAAGTGGAACTTGACTTGGAAACTTGGGACTGGgacaacaaacaaaataaacaactgaAATGGTACCCTCTGAAGCGAAAG ACAGCACCGATTGCCCTTGAAGCGGAAAACAGAGGTGAAATGAAGTTAGCTCTCCAGTACGTCCCAGAGCCAATTCCTG GTAAAAAGCTTCCGACAACGGGAGAGGTGCACATCTGGGTGAAGGAATGTCTTGATCTACCACAGCTAAGGGGCAGCCATCTAAATTCTTTTGTTAAATG TATCATCCTTCCAGATACAAGTAGGAAAAGTCGTCAAAAAACCAGAGCTGTAGGGAAAACCACCAATCCTGTCTTCAACCACACCATGGTGTATGACGGGTTCAGGCCTGAAGATCTGACAGAAGCCTGTGTAGAGCTTACTGTCTGGGACCATTACAAATTAACCAACCAGTTTTTGGGAGGTCTTCGGATTGGCTTTGGAACAG GTAAAAGCTATGGTACTGAAGTGGATTGGATGGACTCTACTTCAGAGGAAGTTGCTCTCTGGGAAAAGATGGTAAATTCCCCCAACACTTGGATTGAAGCAACTCTGCCTCTCAGAATGCTGCTGATTGCCAAGATTTCAAAATGA
- the SYTL2 gene encoding synaptotagmin-like protein 2 isoform X14, whose product MKFKSNVFQSQVNQCDEVLGGSEEEPSPVLKTLERSAARKMPSKSLEDISSDSPSENKDQAKVDNLPEELVRSAEDDQKTDQEPDTNECIPGISTVPSPPDNPFSHPDKLKRMSKSVPAFLQDESDDRETDTASESSYQFSRHKKSPSSLTNLSSSSGMTSLSSVSGSVMSVYSGDFGNLEVKGNIQFAIDYVDSLKELHVFVAQCKDLAAADVKKQRSDPYVKTYLLPDKGKMGKKKTLVVKKTLNPVYNEILRYKIEKQILKTQKLNLSVWHRDTFKRNSFLGEVELDLETWDWDNKQNKQLKWYPLKRKTAPIALEAENRGEMKLALQYVPEPIPGKKLPTTGEVHIWVKECLDLPQLRGSHLNSFVKCIILPDTSRKSRQKTRAVGKTTNPVFNHTMVYDGFRPEDLTEACVELTVWDHYKLTNQFLGGLRIGFGTGKSYGTEVDWMDSTSEEVALWEKMVNSPNTWIEATLPLRMLLIAKISK is encoded by the exons ATGAAGTTTAAGAGTAATGTTTTCCAATCACAAGTCAACCAGTGTGATGAAGTGCTGGGAG GTTCAGAAGAAGAACCCAGTCCTGTCTTGAAAACTTTGGAAAGGAGTGCTGCTAGGAAAATGCCTTCCAAAAGTCTAGAAGACATTTCGTCAGATTCACCAAGTGAGAATAAAG ATCAAGCAAAAGTAGATAATCTGCCAGAAGAATTAGTACGTAGTGCTGAAGATG ATCAAAAAACAGATCAGGAACCAGACACAAATGAGTGCATACCAGGAA TTTCCACAGTGCCTTCACCACCTGATAATCCATTTTCCCACCCTGACAAACTCAAAAGGATGAGCAAGTCCGTTCCAGCATTTCTCCAAGATGAG AGTGATGACAGAGAAACAGATACAGCCTCAGAGAGCAGTTACCAGTTCAGCAGACACAAGAAGAGCCCGAGCTCTTTAACCAATCTTAGCAGCTCCTCTGGCATGACGTCCCTGTCTTCT GTAAGCGGCAGTGTGATGAGTGTTTACAGTGGAGACTTTGGCAATCTGGAAGTGAAAGGAAATATTCAGTTTGCCATCGACTATGTGGACTCACTGAAGGAGTTACACGTCTTTGTGGCCCAGTGTAAAGACTTAGCAGCAGCAGATGTTAAAAAACAGCGCTCAGACCC ATATGTGAAGACCTATTTGTTACCAGACAAGGGCAAAATGGGCAAGAAGAAAACACTTGTAGTGAAGAAGACTTTGAATCCTGTGTATAACGAGATACTGAGG TATAAAATcgaaaaacaaatcttaaaaacacaaaagttGAACCTCTCCGTTTGGCATCGGGATACATTTAAGCGCAATAGTTTTCTAGGGGAAGTGGAACTTGACTTGGAAACTTGGGACTGGgacaacaaacaaaataaacaactgaAATGGTACCCTCTGAAGCGAAAG ACAGCACCGATTGCCCTTGAAGCGGAAAACAGAGGTGAAATGAAGTTAGCTCTCCAGTACGTCCCAGAGCCAATTCCTG GTAAAAAGCTTCCGACAACGGGAGAGGTGCACATCTGGGTGAAGGAATGTCTTGATCTACCACAGCTAAGGGGCAGCCATCTAAATTCTTTTGTTAAATG TATCATCCTTCCAGATACAAGTAGGAAAAGTCGTCAAAAAACCAGAGCTGTAGGGAAAACCACCAATCCTGTCTTCAACCACACCATGGTGTATGACGGGTTCAGGCCTGAAGATCTGACAGAAGCCTGTGTAGAGCTTACTGTCTGGGACCATTACAAATTAACCAACCAGTTTTTGGGAGGTCTTCGGATTGGCTTTGGAACAG GTAAAAGCTATGGTACTGAAGTGGATTGGATGGACTCTACTTCAGAGGAAGTTGCTCTCTGGGAAAAGATGGTAAATTCCCCCAACACTTGGATTGAAGCAACTCTGCCTCTCAGAATGCTGCTGATTGCCAAGATTTCAAAATGA
- the SYTL2 gene encoding synaptotagmin-like protein 2 isoform X13 yields MKFKSNVFQSQVNQCDEVLGGNKGSEEEPSPVLKTLERSAARKMPSKSLEDISSDSPSENKDQAKVDNLPEELVRSAEDDQKTDQEPDTNECIPGISTVPSPPDNPFSHPDKLKRMSKSVPAFLQDESDDRETDTASESSYQFSRHKKSPSSLTNLSSSSGMTSLSSVSGSVMSVYSGDFGNLEVKGNIQFAIDYVDSLKELHVFVAQCKDLAAADVKKQRSDPYVKTYLLPDKGKMGKKKTLVVKKTLNPVYNEILRYKIEKQILKTQKLNLSVWHRDTFKRNSFLGEVELDLETWDWDNKQNKQLKWYPLKRKTAPIALEAENRGEMKLALQYVPEPIPGKKLPTTGEVHIWVKECLDLPQLRGSHLNSFVKCIILPDTSRKSRQKTRAVGKTTNPVFNHTMVYDGFRPEDLTEACVELTVWDHYKLTNQFLGGLRIGFGTGKSYGTEVDWMDSTSEEVALWEKMVNSPNTWIEATLPLRMLLIAKISK; encoded by the exons ATGAAGTTTAAGAGTAATGTTTTCCAATCACAAGTCAACCAGTGTGATGAAGTGCTGGGAGGTAACAAAG GTTCAGAAGAAGAACCCAGTCCTGTCTTGAAAACTTTGGAAAGGAGTGCTGCTAGGAAAATGCCTTCCAAAAGTCTAGAAGACATTTCGTCAGATTCACCAAGTGAGAATAAAG ATCAAGCAAAAGTAGATAATCTGCCAGAAGAATTAGTACGTAGTGCTGAAGATG ATCAAAAAACAGATCAGGAACCAGACACAAATGAGTGCATACCAGGAA TTTCCACAGTGCCTTCACCACCTGATAATCCATTTTCCCACCCTGACAAACTCAAAAGGATGAGCAAGTCCGTTCCAGCATTTCTCCAAGATGAG AGTGATGACAGAGAAACAGATACAGCCTCAGAGAGCAGTTACCAGTTCAGCAGACACAAGAAGAGCCCGAGCTCTTTAACCAATCTTAGCAGCTCCTCTGGCATGACGTCCCTGTCTTCT GTAAGCGGCAGTGTGATGAGTGTTTACAGTGGAGACTTTGGCAATCTGGAAGTGAAAGGAAATATTCAGTTTGCCATCGACTATGTGGACTCACTGAAGGAGTTACACGTCTTTGTGGCCCAGTGTAAAGACTTAGCAGCAGCAGATGTTAAAAAACAGCGCTCAGACCC ATATGTGAAGACCTATTTGTTACCAGACAAGGGCAAAATGGGCAAGAAGAAAACACTTGTAGTGAAGAAGACTTTGAATCCTGTGTATAACGAGATACTGAGG TATAAAATcgaaaaacaaatcttaaaaacacaaaagttGAACCTCTCCGTTTGGCATCGGGATACATTTAAGCGCAATAGTTTTCTAGGGGAAGTGGAACTTGACTTGGAAACTTGGGACTGGgacaacaaacaaaataaacaactgaAATGGTACCCTCTGAAGCGAAAG ACAGCACCGATTGCCCTTGAAGCGGAAAACAGAGGTGAAATGAAGTTAGCTCTCCAGTACGTCCCAGAGCCAATTCCTG GTAAAAAGCTTCCGACAACGGGAGAGGTGCACATCTGGGTGAAGGAATGTCTTGATCTACCACAGCTAAGGGGCAGCCATCTAAATTCTTTTGTTAAATG TATCATCCTTCCAGATACAAGTAGGAAAAGTCGTCAAAAAACCAGAGCTGTAGGGAAAACCACCAATCCTGTCTTCAACCACACCATGGTGTATGACGGGTTCAGGCCTGAAGATCTGACAGAAGCCTGTGTAGAGCTTACTGTCTGGGACCATTACAAATTAACCAACCAGTTTTTGGGAGGTCTTCGGATTGGCTTTGGAACAG GTAAAAGCTATGGTACTGAAGTGGATTGGATGGACTCTACTTCAGAGGAAGTTGCTCTCTGGGAAAAGATGGTAAATTCCCCCAACACTTGGATTGAAGCAACTCTGCCTCTCAGAATGCTGCTGATTGCCAAGATTTCAAAATGA
- the SYTL2 gene encoding synaptotagmin-like protein 2 isoform X15 has protein sequence MKFKSNVFQSQVNQCDEVLGGNKGSEEEPSPVLKTLERSAARKMPSKSLEDISSDSPNQAKVDNLPEELVRSAEDDQKTDQEPDTNECIPGISTVPSPPDNPFSHPDKLKRMSKSVPAFLQDESDDRETDTASESSYQFSRHKKSPSSLTNLSSSSGMTSLSSVSGSVMSVYSGDFGNLEVKGNIQFAIDYVDSLKELHVFVAQCKDLAAADVKKQRSDPYVKTYLLPDKGKMGKKKTLVVKKTLNPVYNEILRYKIEKQILKTQKLNLSVWHRDTFKRNSFLGEVELDLETWDWDNKQNKQLKWYPLKRKTAPIALEAENRGEMKLALQYVPEPIPGKKLPTTGEVHIWVKECLDLPQLRGSHLNSFVKCIILPDTSRKSRQKTRAVGKTTNPVFNHTMVYDGFRPEDLTEACVELTVWDHYKLTNQFLGGLRIGFGTGKSYGTEVDWMDSTSEEVALWEKMVNSPNTWIEATLPLRMLLIAKISK, from the exons ATGAAGTTTAAGAGTAATGTTTTCCAATCACAAGTCAACCAGTGTGATGAAGTGCTGGGAGGTAACAAAG GTTCAGAAGAAGAACCCAGTCCTGTCTTGAAAACTTTGGAAAGGAGTGCTGCTAGGAAAATGCCTTCCAAAAGTCTAGAAGACATTTCGTCAGATTCACCAA ATCAAGCAAAAGTAGATAATCTGCCAGAAGAATTAGTACGTAGTGCTGAAGATG ATCAAAAAACAGATCAGGAACCAGACACAAATGAGTGCATACCAGGAA TTTCCACAGTGCCTTCACCACCTGATAATCCATTTTCCCACCCTGACAAACTCAAAAGGATGAGCAAGTCCGTTCCAGCATTTCTCCAAGATGAG AGTGATGACAGAGAAACAGATACAGCCTCAGAGAGCAGTTACCAGTTCAGCAGACACAAGAAGAGCCCGAGCTCTTTAACCAATCTTAGCAGCTCCTCTGGCATGACGTCCCTGTCTTCT GTAAGCGGCAGTGTGATGAGTGTTTACAGTGGAGACTTTGGCAATCTGGAAGTGAAAGGAAATATTCAGTTTGCCATCGACTATGTGGACTCACTGAAGGAGTTACACGTCTTTGTGGCCCAGTGTAAAGACTTAGCAGCAGCAGATGTTAAAAAACAGCGCTCAGACCC ATATGTGAAGACCTATTTGTTACCAGACAAGGGCAAAATGGGCAAGAAGAAAACACTTGTAGTGAAGAAGACTTTGAATCCTGTGTATAACGAGATACTGAGG TATAAAATcgaaaaacaaatcttaaaaacacaaaagttGAACCTCTCCGTTTGGCATCGGGATACATTTAAGCGCAATAGTTTTCTAGGGGAAGTGGAACTTGACTTGGAAACTTGGGACTGGgacaacaaacaaaataaacaactgaAATGGTACCCTCTGAAGCGAAAG ACAGCACCGATTGCCCTTGAAGCGGAAAACAGAGGTGAAATGAAGTTAGCTCTCCAGTACGTCCCAGAGCCAATTCCTG GTAAAAAGCTTCCGACAACGGGAGAGGTGCACATCTGGGTGAAGGAATGTCTTGATCTACCACAGCTAAGGGGCAGCCATCTAAATTCTTTTGTTAAATG TATCATCCTTCCAGATACAAGTAGGAAAAGTCGTCAAAAAACCAGAGCTGTAGGGAAAACCACCAATCCTGTCTTCAACCACACCATGGTGTATGACGGGTTCAGGCCTGAAGATCTGACAGAAGCCTGTGTAGAGCTTACTGTCTGGGACCATTACAAATTAACCAACCAGTTTTTGGGAGGTCTTCGGATTGGCTTTGGAACAG GTAAAAGCTATGGTACTGAAGTGGATTGGATGGACTCTACTTCAGAGGAAGTTGCTCTCTGGGAAAAGATGGTAAATTCCCCCAACACTTGGATTGAAGCAACTCTGCCTCTCAGAATGCTGCTGATTGCCAAGATTTCAAAATGA
- the SYTL2 gene encoding synaptotagmin-like protein 2 isoform X17, which yields MSKSVPAFLQDESDDRETDTASESSYQFSRHKKSPSSLTNLSSSSGMTSLSSVSGSVMSVYSGDFGNLEVKGNIQFAIDYVDSLKELHVFVAQCKDLAAADVKKQRSDPYVKTYLLPDKGKMGKKKTLVVKKTLNPVYNEILRYKIEKQILKTQKLNLSVWHRDTFKRNSFLGEVELDLETWDWDNKQNKQLKWYPLKRKTAPIALEAENRGEMKLALQYVPEPIPGKKLPTTGEVHIWVKECLDLPQLRGSHLNSFVKCIILPDTSRKSRQKTRAVGKTTNPVFNHTMVYDGFRPEDLTEACVELTVWDHYKLTNQFLGGLRIGFGTGKSYGTEVDWMDSTSEEVALWEKMVNSPNTWIEATLPLRMLLIAKISK from the exons ATGAGCAAGTCCGTTCCAGCATTTCTCCAAGATGAG AGTGATGACAGAGAAACAGATACAGCCTCAGAGAGCAGTTACCAGTTCAGCAGACACAAGAAGAGCCCGAGCTCTTTAACCAATCTTAGCAGCTCCTCTGGCATGACGTCCCTGTCTTCT GTAAGCGGCAGTGTGATGAGTGTTTACAGTGGAGACTTTGGCAATCTGGAAGTGAAAGGAAATATTCAGTTTGCCATCGACTATGTGGACTCACTGAAGGAGTTACACGTCTTTGTGGCCCAGTGTAAAGACTTAGCAGCAGCAGATGTTAAAAAACAGCGCTCAGACCC ATATGTGAAGACCTATTTGTTACCAGACAAGGGCAAAATGGGCAAGAAGAAAACACTTGTAGTGAAGAAGACTTTGAATCCTGTGTATAACGAGATACTGAGG TATAAAATcgaaaaacaaatcttaaaaacacaaaagttGAACCTCTCCGTTTGGCATCGGGATACATTTAAGCGCAATAGTTTTCTAGGGGAAGTGGAACTTGACTTGGAAACTTGGGACTGGgacaacaaacaaaataaacaactgaAATGGTACCCTCTGAAGCGAAAG ACAGCACCGATTGCCCTTGAAGCGGAAAACAGAGGTGAAATGAAGTTAGCTCTCCAGTACGTCCCAGAGCCAATTCCTG GTAAAAAGCTTCCGACAACGGGAGAGGTGCACATCTGGGTGAAGGAATGTCTTGATCTACCACAGCTAAGGGGCAGCCATCTAAATTCTTTTGTTAAATG TATCATCCTTCCAGATACAAGTAGGAAAAGTCGTCAAAAAACCAGAGCTGTAGGGAAAACCACCAATCCTGTCTTCAACCACACCATGGTGTATGACGGGTTCAGGCCTGAAGATCTGACAGAAGCCTGTGTAGAGCTTACTGTCTGGGACCATTACAAATTAACCAACCAGTTTTTGGGAGGTCTTCGGATTGGCTTTGGAACAG GTAAAAGCTATGGTACTGAAGTGGATTGGATGGACTCTACTTCAGAGGAAGTTGCTCTCTGGGAAAAGATGGTAAATTCCCCCAACACTTGGATTGAAGCAACTCTGCCTCTCAGAATGCTGCTGATTGCCAAGATTTCAAAATGA